A portion of the Acidisarcina polymorpha genome contains these proteins:
- a CDS encoding SDR family oxidoreductase, with translation MDPVLQAPLILITGGSRGIGAATARLAAAQGYDVAISFISDESSALAVAADVEAVGRQALPVRADSADPAQVARLFAAIDRKFGRIDVLVNNAAIIAQHSRVADLEFQRMQHIFAVNAIGPILCAQQAEKRMSFRHNGRGGAVINISSASARLGSPNEYVDYAASKGAIETFTTGFAKEVARDGMRVNCVRPGHIYTDMHASGGEPDRVDRTKDSVPMGRGGQPEEVARAILWLASSEASYITGAFLDVTGGR, from the coding sequence ATGGATCCAGTCTTGCAGGCACCACTGATCCTGATAACGGGTGGTAGTCGTGGCATTGGTGCAGCCACCGCTCGGCTTGCGGCCGCACAGGGTTACGACGTAGCAATAAGCTTCATCTCCGATGAATCGTCTGCCCTCGCAGTCGCGGCAGATGTTGAAGCTGTTGGGCGCCAGGCTTTACCCGTGCGCGCGGATAGCGCAGATCCTGCGCAGGTCGCTCGGTTATTCGCCGCAATCGACCGAAAGTTTGGCCGGATAGACGTTCTGGTGAACAACGCCGCGATCATTGCGCAGCATTCACGGGTTGCGGATCTCGAGTTCCAGCGAATGCAGCATATCTTCGCCGTCAATGCTATCGGTCCTATCCTCTGTGCCCAGCAGGCGGAGAAGCGGATGTCTTTTCGTCACAACGGACGGGGTGGCGCCGTCATCAACATTTCATCGGCCTCTGCCCGGCTCGGCAGTCCAAACGAATATGTCGACTACGCTGCGTCGAAGGGCGCCATTGAGACATTCACTACGGGCTTTGCTAAGGAAGTCGCTCGGGATGGTATGCGCGTGAACTGCGTCCGCCCTGGACACATCTACACGGACATGCATGCCAGCGGCGGAGAACCGGACCGGGTGGATCGCACGAAGGACTCAGTCCCCATGGGAAGGGGCGGTCAACCTGAGGAGGTTGCGCGAGCGATTCTATGGCTCGCGAGCTCCGAGGCTTCCTACATCACTGGCGCGTTCCTGGATGTCACCGGCGGCAGGTGA
- a CDS encoding ABC transporter substrate-binding protein gives MYFRRTIWVMVAAASFAPSIGFAQRSDSSGTGPVTAGKAPTSDTQHGLVLVIGASTGLGLSYLPLTIMEKNKLLEKHAAALGFNATLQVKHYPTAAPMYDDLLSGKIGFAGGGVTQLLTSWDKTHADPILEVKGIATLNAMPLYLVTSNTKVKTVADFTSKDKIAVVAVRTSIEAVMLSMAAEKAFGSGQTNKLDPLTVAMGHPEAMKDLLNGESNIDAHIASSPYMYEELAKPGIHKVLDSYEVLGGPHTHNLVWTTTKFHDTNPKLVEAFVAALQEALDLIKSDPARAAAIDLKTGNDKSLSAAQIEEIIRKPENHWTEIPLRIRDFATFMYRTGLISTMPLDSHELFFNDVKNLPGN, from the coding sequence ATGTACTTCAGAAGAACAATTTGGGTCATGGTTGCCGCGGCTTCATTTGCGCCTAGCATCGGATTTGCTCAACGAAGCGATAGTTCTGGAACCGGCCCCGTGACAGCAGGAAAGGCGCCAACGTCTGACACGCAACATGGGCTCGTCCTGGTGATTGGCGCGTCGACGGGGCTCGGCCTCTCGTATCTGCCGCTGACGATCATGGAAAAAAACAAGCTGCTGGAGAAGCATGCTGCCGCGCTCGGATTCAACGCCACTCTGCAGGTTAAACACTATCCCACCGCTGCGCCCATGTACGACGACCTCTTGTCCGGCAAGATCGGCTTTGCAGGGGGTGGCGTAACCCAGTTGCTGACGAGCTGGGATAAGACGCACGCGGATCCAATTCTCGAGGTCAAAGGCATCGCCACACTGAACGCAATGCCGCTCTATCTTGTCACCTCGAACACCAAAGTAAAAACGGTCGCCGACTTCACTTCAAAGGACAAGATTGCGGTGGTTGCTGTGCGTACGTCGATCGAAGCTGTCATGCTTTCAATGGCGGCGGAGAAAGCGTTTGGGAGCGGGCAGACCAACAAGCTCGACCCACTGACCGTGGCTATGGGGCATCCGGAAGCGATGAAAGACCTCCTCAACGGGGAATCGAACATCGATGCTCACATCGCCTCATCGCCGTACATGTATGAGGAGTTGGCAAAGCCCGGAATTCACAAGGTCCTCGATAGCTACGAGGTGCTCGGTGGGCCCCATACGCACAATCTCGTATGGACAACCACCAAGTTTCACGACACAAACCCGAAGCTGGTCGAAGCTTTTGTCGCCGCGCTTCAAGAGGCTCTAGATCTGATCAAGTCTGATCCAGCCAGGGCGGCCGCCATCGACCTGAAAACCGGTAATGACAAGAGTCTGTCGGCCGCCCAGATCGAAGAAATCATCCGCAAGCCGGAAAATCATTGGACGGAGATTCCCCTAAGAATCAGGGACTTCGCGACGTTCATGTACCGAACTGGCCTCATTTCGACGATGCCCCTCGACTCGCACGAGCTCTTCTTCAACGACGTCAAGAATCTGCCCGGCAACTGA
- a CDS encoding SDR family NAD(P)-dependent oxidoreductase, whose protein sequence is MQLIGKTAVVTGGGRGIGRAYCERLAADGANVVALDVEDTSAMIATLAKGGEHLAITCDVGAPEQIAAAAKQVLARLGRCDIFVNNAAILPVSELKTVTSELWQRVQAVNVEPLVLFAQAFVPAMAEAGWGRIVSTGSSVTLHPQTRDIAYMTSKGSIHALTRALANELGDLGITVNAIAPTVVKTEGFVARTPAGGPSAEDMMQRIVSQQTIKRACTPKDVANALAFLVSEDADFITGQILHVDGGRTRSGA, encoded by the coding sequence ATGCAGTTAATTGGGAAAACGGCGGTAGTCACTGGAGGGGGTCGTGGTATTGGCAGGGCCTACTGTGAGCGGCTCGCTGCGGATGGAGCGAATGTCGTTGCCCTTGATGTGGAAGATACGTCGGCGATGATTGCGACCCTTGCGAAAGGCGGAGAGCACCTCGCGATCACGTGCGATGTAGGCGCGCCTGAACAGATTGCTGCTGCCGCCAAGCAGGTTTTGGCTCGCTTAGGACGTTGTGACATTTTCGTCAACAATGCTGCAATCCTTCCTGTCAGTGAACTCAAGACTGTGACTTCCGAACTGTGGCAGCGTGTCCAGGCGGTTAATGTCGAACCTCTTGTATTGTTCGCACAGGCCTTCGTGCCTGCCATGGCGGAAGCTGGTTGGGGCCGAATCGTTAGCACGGGCTCATCAGTAACGCTGCATCCCCAGACACGCGACATTGCCTACATGACCAGTAAAGGCAGCATTCACGCACTCACCCGAGCGCTTGCGAATGAACTAGGCGACCTCGGTATTACCGTCAATGCGATTGCGCCTACTGTCGTAAAAACCGAAGGATTCGTTGCACGCACGCCGGCTGGCGGACCTTCAGCCGAAGACATGATGCAACGTATCGTGTCGCAGCAGACCATCAAACGCGCGTGCACACCGAAGGATGTCGCCAATGCCCTCGCGTTCCTCGTCTCAGAGGATGCCGATTTCATCACCGGTCAGATTCTCCACGTGGACGGCGGAAGGACTCGCAGTGGCGCCTGA
- a CDS encoding O-methyltransferase translates to MNTTRSPHIVKLLDRLFAEANASEQRRTPEQPADSSLVTSKSGYRKFYGMMKNMPLPVSRETGELLYMLTRATRATNVLEFGTSFGVSTIYLAAALRDNGGGQIITTEFEPSKVERARQHLAEAGLADLVEVREGDALETLASDLPGAFDLVLLDGAKALYTDILRLVERHFRPGTLVLADDADYCPEYVRYLRSDARYVSIPMNEDLEISMLTA, encoded by the coding sequence ATGAACACCACTAGGTCTCCACATATTGTCAAACTCCTTGATCGTCTCTTTGCAGAAGCGAATGCGAGCGAACAGCGCCGCACTCCAGAGCAGCCGGCGGACTCATCTCTCGTCACTAGCAAAAGCGGATACCGCAAGTTCTACGGCATGATGAAGAACATGCCTTTGCCAGTCTCGAGAGAGACGGGAGAGCTCCTTTACATGCTCACCCGAGCAACCCGCGCGACGAACGTCCTCGAGTTCGGTACCTCATTCGGTGTTTCGACGATCTATCTGGCCGCTGCCCTGCGTGACAACGGTGGAGGGCAGATCATTACGACTGAGTTCGAGCCTTCCAAGGTTGAACGCGCGCGGCAACATCTGGCCGAAGCAGGTCTGGCTGATTTGGTAGAAGTGCGTGAGGGTGATGCGCTTGAGACTTTGGCGAGCGATCTACCCGGAGCCTTCGACCTGGTTTTGCTGGATGGAGCCAAGGCGCTGTACACAGACATTCTCCGACTCGTAGAACGTCATTTCCGCCCGGGAACACTTGTGCTTGCGGACGACGCTGACTACTGCCCTGAATACGTAAGGTATCTCCGATCTGACGCACGGTACGTGTCGATACCAATGAACGAAGACCTTGAAATCTCGATGCTAACGGCATGA
- a CDS encoding hemolysin family protein — MHHAFMILLFLILLALTAFFNLAEMALVASRVAKLESNLPSEGATTALQLKKRPGLFLAAIRAGDLFTDLLMGAFVVTWLEGYVRSALQHWRAGEPVAAGVGSIAAFSVVSYLILVFGDLAPKSIALGAPENSAALVARPLRLMIVIARPFFTLLERSNSLVLRLLGVKTQSESCVTEEEIRSTLASGLSSGVLMSFERSMMEKVLDLDRRSVKTVMTGRPDIQFLQAGLPMAILRASAIRATESRLLVTESDGLDQVIGVVSRADVLAALTEGGAVDLVGMASPLSYVAENMSALRVFERLKSTATHMLLVVDEFGSPLGLVTLADVLEAIAGDVTTDEKEVTEEEERPLRQESDGSYLIPGGYPIDDLVEASLLPKPKQQSYKTVAGLVIDQLHRLPAQGETVEISTLRVDVISVGRGRIHTLRLLPRQVEVLPAKQQSPQSIAVTVSERN, encoded by the coding sequence ATGCACCATGCATTCATGATCTTGCTCTTTCTGATATTGCTGGCCTTGACGGCCTTCTTCAACCTTGCTGAGATGGCGCTTGTTGCGTCCCGCGTTGCAAAGCTGGAGAGCAATCTTCCATCAGAAGGCGCAACAACAGCACTTCAGCTCAAAAAACGCCCAGGCCTGTTCCTCGCCGCCATACGGGCCGGCGATTTATTTACGGATTTGCTGATGGGGGCTTTCGTCGTTACATGGTTGGAGGGGTACGTCCGTTCGGCGTTACAGCACTGGCGAGCAGGAGAGCCTGTTGCGGCAGGGGTCGGCAGTATCGCCGCCTTTTCCGTCGTCTCGTATCTCATCCTGGTGTTCGGCGATTTAGCGCCGAAGAGCATCGCGTTGGGTGCACCCGAAAACTCGGCAGCTTTAGTTGCAAGACCATTGCGACTCATGATCGTTATCGCTAGACCGTTCTTTACCCTCTTGGAGCGTTCAAACAGCTTGGTGTTGCGTCTGCTCGGAGTGAAGACACAAAGCGAAAGCTGCGTTACGGAGGAGGAGATTCGCAGCACGCTCGCAAGCGGACTCAGTTCTGGCGTGCTGATGTCCTTCGAACGTTCCATGATGGAAAAGGTGCTGGACCTGGACCGCCGTTCCGTAAAGACGGTCATGACAGGTCGACCTGACATTCAATTTCTTCAGGCTGGCTTGCCTATGGCCATTCTTCGGGCATCCGCAATTAGAGCTACTGAGTCACGACTGCTGGTGACAGAGAGCGATGGCCTCGACCAGGTGATTGGGGTCGTTTCACGTGCGGACGTGCTGGCTGCACTTACTGAAGGCGGGGCTGTGGATCTAGTTGGAATGGCATCGCCACTCTCGTATGTTGCGGAAAATATGAGTGCGCTTCGTGTCTTCGAAAGATTGAAAAGTACCGCTACCCATATGCTCCTTGTGGTGGATGAGTTCGGGTCACCGCTCGGCCTTGTGACGTTGGCGGATGTTCTAGAGGCGATTGCCGGCGACGTCACCACGGACGAGAAGGAAGTGACCGAGGAGGAAGAGAGACCGCTCCGGCAGGAAAGCGATGGGAGCTACCTCATCCCCGGTGGTTATCCCATTGACGACCTCGTCGAGGCCTCGCTGCTACCCAAGCCAAAGCAGCAGAGCTACAAAACCGTTGCCGGTCTCGTTATCGATCAATTACACCGGTTGCCCGCCCAAGGAGAGACCGTTGAAATATCCACTCTTCGCGTTGATGTCATCAGCGTAGGGCGCGGCAGGATTCACACCTTGCGACTCCTGCCGAGGCAAGTAGAAGTCTTACCGGCGAAGCAACAGTCACCGCAATCGATTGCGGTGACTGTCTCAGAAAGGAATTGA
- a CDS encoding SDR family oxidoreductase — MAKTVFLTGATGFIGTAIVSELINNGYQVRGLTRSEEGSQSLRAAGAETLLGDVNDLDALRKGAETADAVIHTAFDHDFSKYKQNCEADRKVIEALGAVLVGSNRPFVVTSGTSVAKVAPGEVATEQSPALDSSVVARAASEEAAAAVAKLGVSVRVVRNSQVHDTRKQGLVSFAIDIARKKGSSAYVGDGGNRWSAVHLSDTALLYRLALEKGEAGGVYHAVAEEGVAFREIAETIGKGLNLPVNSLTPEEANAHFSWFAPFVGRANVVSSKTTQKQLAWQPAGAGLIADLCKMYNL, encoded by the coding sequence ATGGCAAAGACAGTATTTCTGACGGGAGCCACCGGTTTCATCGGTACGGCAATTGTTTCCGAACTCATCAACAACGGTTATCAGGTTCGTGGCCTTACGCGATCCGAAGAAGGCAGTCAGTCTCTCCGAGCTGCGGGAGCTGAAACTCTCTTAGGGGATGTAAACGATCTCGATGCCTTGCGAAAAGGTGCTGAGACTGCAGATGCCGTCATTCACACAGCATTCGATCACGACTTTTCCAAATACAAGCAGAATTGCGAGGCTGACCGCAAGGTCATCGAGGCGCTCGGAGCGGTTCTGGTGGGCTCGAACAGGCCGTTCGTAGTCACATCGGGAACTTCGGTAGCCAAGGTGGCTCCGGGTGAGGTAGCAACAGAACAAAGCCCGGCCCTGGACTCATCCGTAGTAGCACGCGCAGCTTCCGAAGAAGCGGCTGCCGCCGTCGCGAAGCTGGGTGTGTCAGTACGCGTCGTGCGTAACTCTCAGGTGCACGATACGCGCAAGCAGGGTCTTGTCTCCTTTGCGATCGACATCGCTCGGAAGAAGGGCAGCTCGGCATACGTCGGTGATGGCGGTAACCGCTGGTCTGCAGTGCATCTCTCCGATACGGCGCTGCTCTACCGACTCGCGTTGGAGAAGGGGGAGGCCGGCGGCGTTTATCATGCGGTCGCAGAAGAAGGTGTCGCATTCCGCGAGATTGCGGAGACGATCGGTAAGGGTCTCAATCTTCCGGTGAACTCTTTGACTCCGGAGGAAGCGAACGCGCACTTCTCCTGGTTTGCGCCGTTCGTAGGCCGCGCCAACGTCGTCTCCAGCAAAACCACGCAGAAGCAACTTGCTTGGCAGCCGGCCGGAGCTGGCCTGATCGCGGATCTCTGCAAAATGTACAACCTGTAA
- a CDS encoding cellulase family glycosylhydrolase, with the protein MTLNDRPWLSRGVVLQGYVRPLATLKIEASSDPTAVTLLKARNNYTPAERAAIRAYGADTIRFQISQPALNPSNTTMYDPDYFNDVVSAIKTARQEGFIVMIMMQDEPITGDTSEDPLPTAETQGDWDLFTPVFGSDRGVVFELYNEPTLLGSATNWQLWLNGGTVAAGGQTYTAIGMQPLISHLRNNGAQNVFVLDALADNVTDPVTGMTVKEAAATLDGMQAPTDPLNRLVYAVHPYQHGLTVESQWDAEFGIPSQSVPVWADEWSAPEGMSLGLGSMTDTQVAVDLLNYLNAHSIPLCTGAFDVPKFVVQNLNPWTLTDYDPATPMKSSGRLVYNDFAADYSRELTVADGL; encoded by the coding sequence ATGACCCTGAATGACCGCCCCTGGCTGTCTCGCGGCGTGGTGCTGCAGGGCTACGTGCGGCCGTTGGCAACATTGAAGATTGAGGCTTCATCAGATCCGACCGCAGTGACGCTCCTCAAGGCGCGCAACAATTACACTCCAGCCGAACGCGCGGCCATCCGGGCGTATGGCGCCGACACGATCCGGTTTCAGATAAGTCAACCGGCGCTCAATCCGAGCAATACCACGATGTACGATCCGGATTATTTTAATGACGTGGTGTCTGCTATTAAGACCGCGCGGCAGGAAGGTTTTATCGTGATGATCATGATGCAGGATGAACCGATCACCGGCGACACGAGTGAAGATCCGTTACCTACGGCCGAAACGCAGGGCGACTGGGATTTGTTCACGCCGGTGTTTGGCTCGGACCGCGGAGTGGTCTTTGAGCTTTACAACGAGCCGACTCTGCTCGGTTCAGCAACGAACTGGCAACTATGGCTGAACGGCGGTACGGTTGCCGCAGGGGGCCAAACTTACACGGCCATTGGCATGCAGCCGCTTATCAGTCACCTACGCAATAACGGCGCGCAGAACGTGTTTGTGCTCGATGCGCTGGCGGACAATGTGACAGATCCAGTAACAGGCATGACGGTTAAAGAAGCTGCGGCGACCCTTGACGGTATGCAGGCGCCTACCGATCCGCTCAATCGGCTGGTGTATGCCGTGCATCCGTATCAGCATGGACTTACTGTGGAGTCGCAATGGGATGCCGAGTTTGGTATACCCAGCCAGAGCGTGCCGGTGTGGGCGGACGAATGGTCGGCTCCGGAAGGGATGTCGCTTGGGCTCGGATCGATGACCGACACCCAAGTAGCCGTGGACCTGTTGAACTACCTGAACGCGCATTCAATACCGCTATGCACGGGGGCATTCGATGTACCGAAGTTTGTCGTGCAGAATCTTAACCCCTGGACCCTGACGGACTACGACCCTGCGACCCCGATGAAGAGTTCCGGCAGATTGGTTTATAACGACTTCGCCGCCGATTATTCGCGAGAACTTACCGTGGCAGATGGGTTGTAG